The Quercus lobata isolate SW786 chromosome 9, ValleyOak3.0 Primary Assembly, whole genome shotgun sequence region GTCATATTAGTCAATCAAGATTATCTacctttctaaaaaatttaaattcttatCTAGTTGAATAATTTTCAGTCAAAATTTAAACACTTACTCCtactttatttatataataattgagtTGTTAACTTTACTGAAAACACTATGTTATAATGAACAACTAAAAGCTTGGCTCTAACATGGTCATGATCATAGAAAACAATGGAAGAATCCATGAAATCATGTAGAAATACTGGATTATCTTGGCCTTTACCATTAGGGGTTCTTATTGATAAATCTCTTGAAAAAGTTAATGATGATGGTTAGTGGATGCATGATTTACAACATCAAATGGGCAAGAACATAGTTTATCAAGAGTTCCCTAGGAGTCTGGAAAGTGTAGTAGATTGTGGTTATATATTTGTAGACATTAATAATGTTCTTACAAAAAATATAGTTAGAGGTTATCTTCAAAACTTGAGCAACGTACCATTTTATATGGTTCAATAGACCTGGAACGATTTTGgtaatcttaaattttacaattcattAATCCTTTTATTCACGACTATGAACAAAAGCAATTAAAGACATAACCTTAAAGTTGCTTGAACTAAAATAAGCATATTAGAATCTCAAGagtcttttttaaaaaatatcatcttaaATTGCTCATAATTGGTAATGTTAACTTGTTGTACAATCTTGAAACATCTTCCTAATGGCTTGAGCTTTCTCGATTAGTGTGGatacccttcaaaaaaaatttaaaaaagtttcCATCCCATTaagcaatttttaaaaacatattgaAATTCCAAACTTCATTGGAATCCTAGTCCTAAGAAATTGGTCCTTCTTGAagattgtataaatttacctAGGTGCATACATCAATTGGagctcataaaaaaaaaaaattaaaaaaacgtaAATTTCTTAGTTGTAAACTCTCGatattatcacaataaaatttctaaactctacacaaaaaaatttctaataacaaaaattatcgAGTAGTATCTCACGCCTCCCAGTCACGTGCCATTTTGGCGCCCAAATTTCCCCACAAATTCCAATCACTTTCCTCTTTGCTCTCATTCACCATTTCATAAACGCCCAGCCCAGTACAGCCAAAAATCATCAATTCCTCAAAGAAAATCCCCAAACCCATCTATATATGTAgtgttagggttttttttttttcattttcgtATCTGAAACACAATGAAGCGACAAATTTCCAAAACTGCTCATAAAGATCCATCACCGATCATCGGAGCAACTTTACCACAACAATCACGTCGTCTCCGTGTAGTTCGGAGCTCCGATTTCCGCATTCCAAATCCAACTTCCCAATCAACCAAAGGTTCTTCTCCtaaatcattcatttttcttttctttttttcttcgtgtaattggttcaaatttgattgATTAACAAGTTCTAAGTTTCAATTAGGAAAGTTTTTTAGCACGGAAAAtggatttatatataaatagggTTTAGAAATTTCATAGAGAAAAATTAGGAAAGTAGAGTAGAATGTAGGTGCACTgagaaacaaagacaaaaatgcGCATCACTAACTGGCCCATTTCATGTTCTTGCTTGCATTGATATTGATGCATGGCTTAAATGACTCACCAAAATGAAGATTGTTGTTGTTCAGGCCCTAGAAtactaatttaaataaataaattaataagggTGTATCCTGAGGTAGATTCCTAAACTTGAATTTGTCGCCTGTCGATTTTGGTGGAAAGCATGTATGCACCAAGGCTTGACTTTTATGCCTGAAAAAATCTAGTACCACATCCTTTTGTGCTAGAACTTTTCCATAATTCTAATGTAACAGATTGTGAGTAGTGAAAAAGTGGTGGGTCAATATAAAAGTGATaagcaatcaatcacaatttaccACATAAGATAGTTGTGGAAAATTGTACGGTCCTAAAATTACTCTTTATGCCTTGAATACTTATGCATagtattattttcatattagtTATTGAAACGCATTCTCTTGCGCTAAACAACAGATTTGACATGGGCTCTTTGGCGTTTATATCGTgattctttttttggattttattgcttatatgaatttttatggATGTGTTATAGTCATCCcttgtataatttatttgtttgaatgTTGCCAGGCAAATGCTTGGACCtatatctctaattttttttccactgcACTTACCATTATGCACTATGGCATACTGCTTCATGACAAAATCATTTAAATTGAATTGTTTTTTCCTactaatttgtttcatttttcatttccatGTAGATATCAGCTGCAGGAAAAGAGTAAAGCTTACAAATCTTGATGTTAATATTCCCTTAAGTTGCAGAAGAAATGCCTCTCCCACAGCTTTAGAAGGAAGACAGAGTCCGAGATGTAAGTTTCTACTGCTGACCATacattgcttttcttttctggtGCTGCATATTCCTTGGGTTCTTGGTATTActtgttgttttccttttcttgaagtaaaaatgttttttatttttgtgctaaaatgtttaaatatatACAAGCTCTATTGTCATAATTATGTTGTATTTCTAATGGTACCAATCAAAAGTAATTGGAACTCgtgtttgaaaatattaatcATTCCATTTGAATGTAACATGCAGCCGATGACCCCAAAACTTCcgaatttgcattttttaagaaattgaaggaaaatacAGGCCGCAAATACGAATCCCATACATTGCATAAAGAAGAAAACCAGTCAAAGAAGTTCAGAATTAGTGACTGTGCTGGAGGTAAATGATCAGAAATGCATCTCAACTgcaatttggggtttttttttttttttttttttctctctctctcccagtCATAAAGGCTGGTATgaacttatttcttcttctagAAAATTTTATGTGTATGAATCAGCCatacttaaaatatttaaaggcAATGCACTTGTCTGAACATGATTATTTATGTGCTTTCTCTGTACTATGCAGGAAACCCAAACAGTGTCAAATTTAGCTGTAAGGACTTCAGTTCCTCATTACTTGCTGAAAATGTCACACCTAGTAACTTTAGCTCACACCTGTCACCTCTTGGTGGGGCATCAAAGAAATCAGGTATGTGTTGTAAAgtggcttttcttttctttttcttcttttaatggTATGCTTCTGATTAGTATTTCTTTCTTGTTTATTCTATCaataaaaagggaagaaaatgaTGACAACAAATTATTGCTCCTAATTTTGGAATAATTTTACAGTAATCTTCCTTGTAAATAAATGGAGATTGTTCTCTGTAATTTGAACGTGGAATCTAATTTTTACTCCCTTTTTGTGATTTTATTATAACCTTTTAATATTGTGTGAAATAACTCCTCTTCTGATGTCAAGAATGCACTGGCTTATCATTTCTAACATCTTTAAAAATGGCAGATATAAATGCAGTTATACTGACTTATAAActgaaaagaagaaggaaaaaaaaaaaaaaaagaggttataTTGTACTGTCCTGAGACGACTTTTTGGGATATCACTTGGTATTCTGAATCCCTAGAAAAAATAATGCTAATTCTTTGTAGGAGGTGAATGCTGCTTCCTTCATTGTTGACCACTTGCTTCTTGGTAGTTGATTCCTGGTGATTCATATCTGTTGCTGCCCTTGCACTATGATACTTACGGGGGGCTATTTGACATGGATAGAATTAGAAAGCCATCTAGGAATGCTATTTTAGTAGGCTTGGGTTAGACGAATTTGTGATTTTAGTATTCCAAAAGGTGAGAGAGCACTATTAGGCTTCAACATTCTTAAGTAAAATATTCACCACCACTTTATTTAACCTCATCCCCAGTATGGTGTTCTGCTTCATAATCTAATGTTACATGATTTGTAGTATCTTTAATCATGATTTTTTGTACATTGTCATAATATTCTCGTTAATGTTCTCATTTTGTAAATGACGATGCCAAATTAGAACCACTAATGAACTTGCTCAGTTTGCAATATATCCCGCGGATTTGGAATCCAGAACTTTGAAATGATATTTTGACTATTTTAATGGTTGGCAGAGGGAAATTCACCAGAAACTTATTCAACCTCAGCAGGTATATGCTGCCTGCATACatgaaaatattgagaaattTAGCAATGTGTTGAATCCTAGGGTTATGTATGCTTTGTTTGTTAGCTAATATCATGGAAGGAAAGGATgagaaaaatatagattttttcaacttattaagcattttgtttctaaattccaaaatttattttattcttggcAATCCCATGGAGTTCTATTGCTTGTTTAAGGTAGATTATAACAATCTTTCTCCACTTCCAAATCTCACAACTAGAGATGCTGGTGGAATGCTTTGCTGAATAGTCTTAAATGCTTGCAAGTCTTTATTTTTAGGGGGCCAGCACGGGCATGGAGAAATCTTTTCTAAAAAGAGACATAAATTACGCAAATGGGTTGTAGAGACATCATATCCTCATATTGAAGAACTCTGTTCAAAGGGGTTAGACACATGACCATTtaataagttttctattttattttagccTCATTTCATGGACTTGTAGAAATTTCTTCTCAGGTAtgattttgtttctttgcttcTCAGTCGCCTCTTCCCCGAGGGCAACAAAAACAGTGTATGTTCCTTTTGCTTTCCATATGGATGTCACTTATTCTGTTGTTGTTGGTAATTAAGCTGAATAATTATTTCTCTGGCAGGGttttaagaaatcaaaatcaagGCAAGTTGATATTGATACCAAATCTCAATTTCTCACTTCTTTGGAATTGCATAGTCAGCTCAAAAAATTAAGTCATATGCCTGCAAGGAATTATATGGAACTTGACCATGTTTCACACTTGGATGATGGTTCTTCATCTTGTTGGTTGAATAGATCACCAGAGGGGGTTCTCTCAAATTTTTACACTCCCCCAAACAATGCCAGTATAGCATGTCTCGAGTATGAAATGAGAGAAACCGATTATGAAGTTGGAGGAAGAAGTCCAGTTCTATGCACTCAGTGTGATTCCACTTATGGCTTTCAATCTAAAAGATATGGATCTCTTGCATATAATCATCTCAAAGAACTGGATGACTTgcattatccaaaaaaatgttTGATTAAAAGTGGGTCAAATCCTCTTCTTCTGGGTTGGGACTTTGGCAGGAATACAGAGGAAAGAAACTCGTCTAATACTTGTCAAAATACAGAGCTGAATCTGTATTCACCTTCATCAAGTTCCTTGGGTGATTATCATCAGCACATTCTGGATGAAAGGATAGGTGCAAAAGAGTTAAGTGAATCATCCTTCCTGTCAACAAATTCTCCAAATGTTATTTCATTCCCATGGTCCCATTCAGCCAACTATAATGAACTTGATTTTGGAAAACAAGTTGAAGACAAGGAAGATATAAATGCTGACTTTAACCATTTTCCTCTAGCTCTAACACTTGCACCAGACTATCTTACTCTGGCTGAAGATCACAAGAATGACACTAAATGCAAAGATAGCAGCATCTTCTTTTCTCCTCATAATCTTGATATAATGAGCAAGGTTTTTGGTGAGAGATATCATCATCCTGGTTTTGAAGGTGTCCTCCTCTCCTCTGGACTTGATTTAGATTTAGAATGGGATTGCCCATCATTAAGTGGTTCCTCAAGGAAGCATCATCCACCTGTCAATTGTGCTTTTAAGTCTCCCAGAAATGAAGGAACATATTCATGCTTTTTACTCAAAGACAAGAGTGAAAGTTTCCTAGATGGTTCAAGTCATAGAGGAACCCTGAGTCATGTCAGTGATATTGTTAATATCCAAGACTTGTCatcattttatttccaaatgTCGCTAGAAAAAGACAGGCCATGCCCTTTGCTGCTCAATAAATCAAGCTGGGATGGAACTTGAggacaaatttattatgatGATAGTAAAGATGCTTCCAAGAATTTTGGACATGCTCTTCATGCTTTCATTATGCCTAGTTGTAGCTGCACATTATTGTTAATGTAGCTACTTTGTTTACTGGAATTTTCCAATGTTTTAAAGATTTCAAGTATACGGGTCTATCAAGAGATTACTTGTGAATTTGACACTGCCTTGTCTATTGTCATATGTTGGGGGCAAGTTCAATCTCTCTTGTCATCTCTCAAAAGTTGTTTCTTGAGCCACACCCTGGCACAAGAAGCTACACTTGCCACACAATCTCAAAGAAGCCCACCCCTTAAATTGCAGTGACGTGGCAGTTTGTACACTGTTAAATAAAATCTGAACTGTGAGATGGACAAGACTAGGTATGAAGAGGGTATCAAAGCTTTGGAAGTAACCTTTAGAATCTTAACTTAGGGAGCAGGTGGACTCTagctcacattttttttttctttcaactaccaagaaaagataaaaagttataaaacatgCTCACATTGGTTTACAAAAGTTCCTGATGCATGTTTAGTCATATGCTTGCAAAAAATGAACCCCTCTACTCTCCTGTAGTCCAGGTCTGCTATTATTAGTGCTAAGCAAGTCCACGGGGTTGTTTAGTAGTCTAGTCTATTATTGCTTCGGCATGCTTCTTGTTTGCTAGGATTACTACTCTATCAAATCCCCGGCTTCTCTGACAGCAGCTAGTTTGGCATTTATTTGTTAGAGATCTGAGAGTATACCGATAGTACACATGGTTTTTGTTATGTGAAGTTTAAGCTACCAACTCATGTCAGAATAAAATTGTTCAAAACTTCAATTTTATACTCCTACCAAAT contains the following coding sequences:
- the LOC115962063 gene encoding uncharacterized protein LOC115962063 isoform X2, whose product is MKRQISKTAHKDPSPIIGATLPQQSRRLRVVRSSDFRIPNPTSQSTKDISCRKRVKLTNLDVNIPLSCRRNASPTALEGRQSPRSDDPKTSEFAFFKKLKENTGRKYESHTLHKEENQSKKFRISDCAGGNPNSVKFSCKDFSSSLLAENVTPSNFSSHLSPLGGASKKSGGQHGHGEIFSKKRHKLRKWVVETSYPHIEELCSKGYDFVSLLLSRLFPEGNKNSGFKKSKSRQVDIDTKSQFLTSLELHSQLKKLSHMPARNYMELDHVSHLDDGSSSCWLNRSPEGVLSNFYTPPNNASIACLEYEMRETDYEVGGRSPVLCTQCDSTYGFQSKRYGSLAYNHLKELDDLHYPKKCLIKSGSNPLLLGWDFGRNTEERNSSNTCQNTELNLYSPSSSSLGDYHQHILDERIGAKELSESSFLSTNSPNVISFPWSHSANYNELDFGKQVEDKEDINADFNHFPLALTLAPDYLTLAEDHKNDTKCKDSSIFFSPHNLDIMSKVFGERYHHPGFEGVLLSSGLDLDLEWDCPSLSGSSRKHHPPVNCAFKSPRNEGTYSCFLLKDKSESFLDGSSHRGTLSHVSDIVNIQDLSSFYFQMSLEKDRPCPLLLNKSSWDGT
- the LOC115962063 gene encoding uncharacterized protein LOC115962063 isoform X1; the encoded protein is MKRQISKTAHKDPSPIIGATLPQQSRRLRVVRSSDFRIPNPTSQSTKDISCRKRVKLTNLDVNIPLSCRRNASPTALEGRQSPRSDDPKTSEFAFFKKLKENTGRKYESHTLHKEENQSKKFRISDCAGGNPNSVKFSCKDFSSSLLAENVTPSNFSSHLSPLGGASKKSGGQHGHGEIFSKKRHKLRKWVVETSYPHIEELCSKGRLFPEGNKNSGFKKSKSRQVDIDTKSQFLTSLELHSQLKKLSHMPARNYMELDHVSHLDDGSSSCWLNRSPEGVLSNFYTPPNNASIACLEYEMRETDYEVGGRSPVLCTQCDSTYGFQSKRYGSLAYNHLKELDDLHYPKKCLIKSGSNPLLLGWDFGRNTEERNSSNTCQNTELNLYSPSSSSLGDYHQHILDERIGAKELSESSFLSTNSPNVISFPWSHSANYNELDFGKQVEDKEDINADFNHFPLALTLAPDYLTLAEDHKNDTKCKDSSIFFSPHNLDIMSKVFGERYHHPGFEGVLLSSGLDLDLEWDCPSLSGSSRKHHPPVNCAFKSPRNEGTYSCFLLKDKSESFLDGSSHRGTLSQEITCEFDTALSIVICWGQVQSLLSSLKSCFLSHTLAQEATLATQSQRSPPLKLQ